The following coding sequences lie in one Alicyclobacillus curvatus genomic window:
- a CDS encoding ABC-F family ATP-binding cassette domain-containing protein yields MSLLTVEQLSYTFADTKVLKRVEMQLTKYHHAALVGPNGTGKSTLLSLLGGHRLPDEGRILWLPGTKIGYLTQQLDIDPEASVRDVLLTAFAELYALEHEMLELADKIAVAAAKEPTSGSGQGWDAYTRRFAETQELLLSLGFYDIDTTVAKVADGLGLAALGLETPVSMLSGGQRTKVALAKLLLQQPDVLLLDEPTNYLDTMHVDWLAGYLNEYPHAFIVVSHDTAFLNRIANVVFHLLNQELTRYPGNYDAFLKAFELRKNQAQTLYQQQQEEIRKLETYIQKNKVRASTATQAKSREKRLAKTLAERIDPPKSAPHPRFRFHYLESPTAVVAATKDLLIGYGNPLFGSLDLKVKRGAKVAVTGFNGIGKTTLLRTLLGEVPALSGSVVLGDGVRVGYFEQEARKVGEETPLESIWMAYPKLTHKEVRQALAACAVRGEKVLQPSTTLSGGEQAKVRLCHLMLSGANWLVLDEPTNHLDAEAKGALREALMTFDGTIVLVTHESEFYRDWITDIWDVSRWRR; encoded by the coding sequence ATGAGTTTACTCACTGTTGAACAGCTTTCTTATACGTTTGCGGACACGAAAGTCTTGAAACGTGTTGAAATGCAGTTGACCAAGTACCATCACGCTGCGCTTGTCGGTCCAAACGGTACCGGGAAGTCGACCTTGTTGTCCCTTCTCGGCGGGCATCGATTACCAGACGAGGGTAGGATTCTGTGGCTGCCAGGAACGAAGATTGGCTACCTCACGCAACAACTCGATATTGACCCTGAAGCATCAGTCCGGGATGTTCTCTTGACTGCCTTTGCGGAGTTGTATGCTCTCGAACATGAAATGCTTGAACTTGCAGACAAAATCGCCGTGGCTGCCGCAAAAGAGCCAACTTCGGGGTCTGGGCAGGGCTGGGATGCGTACACGCGACGTTTTGCTGAAACGCAGGAGTTGCTTCTCTCATTAGGCTTTTATGACATTGATACGACGGTCGCTAAAGTGGCTGACGGACTCGGTTTAGCCGCGCTTGGCCTGGAAACACCCGTATCGATGTTGAGTGGTGGACAGCGCACGAAGGTTGCGTTAGCTAAATTGCTGCTGCAGCAACCTGATGTCTTGCTGCTCGACGAGCCCACGAATTATCTGGACACGATGCATGTTGATTGGCTGGCCGGTTATCTGAACGAGTATCCACATGCATTTATCGTGGTGTCACATGATACGGCTTTTCTCAACCGCATCGCGAATGTGGTGTTTCACCTGCTCAATCAGGAACTCACGCGTTACCCTGGAAACTATGACGCCTTTTTAAAGGCATTTGAACTACGCAAGAACCAGGCTCAAACTCTGTATCAGCAGCAACAAGAGGAAATCCGGAAACTTGAAACCTACATTCAGAAAAACAAAGTACGTGCGTCAACAGCAACACAGGCCAAGAGCCGGGAAAAGCGGCTGGCGAAGACCCTGGCAGAGCGCATCGATCCGCCAAAATCCGCCCCCCATCCCCGGTTTCGCTTTCACTATCTGGAGTCACCAACAGCCGTCGTTGCAGCGACAAAAGACCTGCTCATCGGATACGGCAATCCGCTGTTTGGCTCACTCGACTTGAAGGTGAAACGCGGTGCAAAAGTAGCTGTTACGGGTTTCAACGGGATCGGTAAGACTACGTTACTCCGTACACTGCTCGGCGAAGTGCCCGCGCTTTCTGGAAGTGTGGTGCTCGGAGATGGGGTTAGGGTCGGGTATTTTGAACAAGAGGCGAGAAAAGTCGGAGAAGAAACCCCGCTCGAATCGATTTGGATGGCGTACCCGAAGTTGACGCACAAGGAGGTTCGACAAGCGTTGGCAGCGTGCGCAGTGCGCGGGGAGAAGGTGTTACAGCCGTCGACCACGCTCAGTGGTGGTGAACAGGCCAAGGTACGTCTCTGTCATCTGATGCTGAGCGGTGCCAATTGGCTCGTGCTCGACGAACCGACCAATCACCTGGATGCAGAAGCGAAAGGGGCCCTGCGGGAAGCGCTGATGACGTTTGACGGGACGATTGTCCTTGTCACACACGAGTCTGAGTTCTACAGGGACTGGATAACTGACATCTGGGATGTCAGCCGATGGCGGCGATAA
- the asnB gene encoding asparagine synthase (glutamine-hydrolyzing), which yields MCGIAGIVPRSNSGLLYAKHLKAMLSQLEHRGPDATYLHASPQVAFGMTRLSIVGGDDGVQPIWNETNTCAVVCNGEIYNYKSLRAMLELHGHEFRTSSDVEVIVHLYEEYGEKCLSQLEGIFALCLWDTERQRMVIARDRIGVKPLYYVNTDEAFFCASELRALLPAVNPKLSMSAFSSYHELRFAPAPYTLVEGIEKLPPAHYAVVQGRHLRIQGYWSPGLSVLSPSDNGRMRQERVKHLIEEAVSAQQAEGVSSGVLLSGGLDSTLLVALQTKLFGAAPDTITVSFKQPEHLGTTTETEYDEHSYARQVADLFGCKHHVQEFGADETWDLLPQIIADLDEPIADPTALPLWFASRVAHQAGHRVLFSGEGMDELFAGYSLYRQTYWLRALQMLPRGLRRGLQGVLKDANLPGSHLLSHSLQSVTNWYRSIGELFTDTEMNTILREPIRRATRGAEQHWSNNTITRFLHLREHARANQDPLQQMLLFDCVHWLPENTLTKSDKISMAHSVELRVPFLNERLFEYALALPARDKLRRGVHKYIVRNAFRDLIPSDVMNRPKAGFPVPITAWTFGEWHERIHQLLLSPESLTRDIYHEDAILNLLASPPAAQRRAARLLWSLITMELWLKSLTAQTEIGSIDEFVGVAERADQSRYSSVSSAVATQG from the coding sequence ATGTGCGGTATCGCCGGAATTGTTCCGCGTTCCAATTCAGGCCTGCTCTACGCGAAACACCTAAAAGCGATGTTATCGCAGCTTGAGCACCGCGGCCCGGATGCAACATATCTTCACGCAAGTCCGCAAGTCGCCTTTGGAATGACGAGGCTCTCCATCGTCGGGGGCGACGATGGTGTTCAGCCCATTTGGAATGAAACAAACACCTGTGCGGTCGTCTGCAATGGTGAAATCTACAACTATAAATCCCTGCGTGCGATGCTCGAGTTACACGGCCACGAGTTTCGCACCTCTTCAGATGTGGAAGTCATTGTCCATCTCTATGAAGAGTACGGCGAAAAGTGTCTCTCGCAACTTGAGGGTATCTTTGCTCTGTGCCTGTGGGACACGGAACGGCAGCGCATGGTGATTGCACGCGACCGAATCGGCGTCAAGCCACTCTACTACGTCAATACCGATGAGGCGTTCTTTTGTGCCTCTGAGCTTCGCGCGTTGTTGCCGGCCGTTAATCCCAAATTGAGTATGTCCGCATTCTCATCCTATCACGAATTGCGTTTTGCACCAGCACCGTACACGCTCGTGGAGGGAATTGAGAAGCTCCCTCCAGCGCATTACGCGGTTGTTCAAGGTCGACATCTACGCATCCAAGGATACTGGAGCCCGGGCTTGTCTGTACTGAGTCCGTCAGATAACGGACGCATGCGACAAGAGCGCGTGAAGCACCTGATTGAAGAAGCGGTCAGTGCCCAACAGGCAGAAGGGGTGTCTTCCGGGGTTCTGCTCAGCGGCGGACTGGATTCGACACTTCTTGTGGCACTCCAAACCAAGCTGTTCGGAGCCGCACCAGACACGATTACTGTCAGTTTCAAGCAGCCAGAGCACCTTGGCACAACCACCGAGACAGAGTACGATGAGCACAGTTACGCAAGGCAGGTTGCCGATCTGTTTGGCTGTAAGCACCACGTTCAGGAATTCGGAGCCGATGAAACCTGGGACTTACTCCCGCAAATCATTGCCGATCTCGATGAACCCATCGCCGACCCAACAGCACTCCCGCTTTGGTTCGCCAGCCGTGTTGCACACCAGGCCGGACACCGTGTTTTGTTTAGCGGTGAGGGAATGGACGAATTGTTTGCAGGCTATAGCCTGTATCGGCAGACCTACTGGCTGAGGGCACTGCAGATGCTCCCGCGTGGCTTGCGAAGAGGTTTGCAAGGGGTGCTTAAGGACGCAAACTTGCCTGGCAGCCATTTGCTGTCTCATTCATTGCAGTCGGTAACCAATTGGTATCGGAGTATTGGGGAGTTGTTCACGGACACAGAGATGAACACTATCCTACGCGAGCCAATCCGCCGTGCGACCAGGGGTGCGGAGCAACATTGGAGCAACAACACCATCACGCGATTTTTGCACCTGCGCGAGCACGCACGTGCCAACCAAGACCCACTGCAACAAATGCTGTTGTTCGACTGCGTTCACTGGTTGCCTGAAAATACCCTAACCAAATCCGACAAGATATCCATGGCTCATTCTGTGGAACTCCGCGTCCCATTTTTAAACGAGCGTCTATTTGAGTATGCACTTGCCTTGCCCGCCCGTGATAAACTGCGCCGCGGCGTGCACAAGTACATTGTGCGCAACGCCTTTCGCGATTTGATTCCCTCAGACGTGATGAACCGCCCGAAGGCAGGGTTCCCGGTGCCGATTACCGCGTGGACTTTTGGTGAATGGCATGAACGAATTCACCAGTTGCTGTTATCACCTGAGTCTTTGACCAGGGACATCTATCATGAAGATGCCATCTTGAACCTGCTCGCAAGCCCACCCGCTGCGCAGCGACGAGCGGCGCGGTTGTTGTGGAGCTTAATCACGATGGAACTATGGCTAAAATCACTCACCGCCCAAACCGAGATTGGAAGCATCGACGAATTTGTCGGTGTAGCTGAGCGAGCAGACCAGTCCAGATATAGTTCGGTCAGTTCCGCAGTCGCAACCCAAGGTTAG
- a CDS encoding DUF4395 domain-containing protein has translation MSMSMSMSIPRPLVRTNQWVIVLSVALAWGLQQTWILAVPLVCGLCGLLFDFNPVMKLGRLFLKKPMGAYIPEDKGQQKFNQVIAVACLLLAIISWAFGWEIAMYVFSSLVLLAAFVAILGFCVGCFIRYQWGQYRYRRSMSKSR, from the coding sequence ATGTCTATGTCTATGTCAATGTCGATTCCACGCCCACTTGTGCGCACGAACCAGTGGGTAATTGTTCTGTCCGTGGCACTTGCCTGGGGGTTGCAGCAAACGTGGATTCTTGCCGTTCCGCTTGTTTGTGGTCTTTGCGGATTGCTGTTCGACTTCAATCCGGTCATGAAATTGGGGCGCCTTTTCTTGAAAAAACCGATGGGCGCATATATACCGGAAGATAAAGGCCAGCAGAAGTTTAACCAAGTCATTGCGGTGGCATGTCTGCTTCTGGCAATTATCTCGTGGGCTTTTGGCTGGGAGATTGCGATGTATGTTTTCTCGTCTCTGGTTTTGTTGGCTGCCTTTGTTGCGATTCTTGGCTTTTGCGTCGGGTGTTTCATTCGCTATCAGTGGGGTCAATATCGATATCGACGCAGCATGAGCAAGTCGAGATGA